The Synechocystis sp. PCC 7509 genome includes a window with the following:
- a CDS encoding AbrB/MazE/SpoVT family DNA-binding domain-containing protein yields the protein MTEAIVRINEQGRVVIPVNLRQELGLVTGSKLIVRLEGKKIVLEQPEDVFRRLRSTFNSPTSLVDELIEERRTEAKNE from the coding sequence ATGACAGAAGCAATAGTCCGTATCAATGAGCAAGGTAGAGTTGTCATACCAGTAAATTTACGTCAGGAATTGGGTTTAGTTACTGGCTCAAAGTTGATAGTTCGCTTAGAGGGTAAAAAAATTGTTTTAGAGCAGCCAGAGGATGTTTTTAGGCGGTTGCGTTCTACTTTTAATTCTCCCACCTCTTTAGTAGATGAATTAATTGAGGAGCGACGTACAGAGGCAAAAAATGAGTAA
- a CDS encoding type II toxin-antitoxin system VapC family toxin, giving the protein MSNYVLDASAILALLNNEPGADIVQAVLNNETCIMSAVNWSEVAKKLSDKGLAIEPVAQTLKGLGLEFQNFDYNQAVATASLQAPALSLGDRACLSLAQLLGFVALSGDRLWQTYNLGISIQLIRP; this is encoded by the coding sequence ATGAGTAATTATGTTTTAGATGCCTCAGCAATTTTAGCCTTGCTCAATAATGAACCAGGGGCGGATATAGTACAAGCAGTTTTGAATAATGAAACTTGTATCATGTCTGCGGTAAACTGGTCGGAAGTAGCAAAAAAATTGTCCGACAAAGGTTTAGCCATAGAGCCAGTAGCTCAAACTTTAAAAGGGCTTGGTTTAGAATTTCAAAACTTTGACTACAACCAAGCCGTTGCTACAGCTAGTCTTCAAGCTCCTGCTTTATCTCTTGGCGACCGAGCGTGTTTGTCATTAGCTCAATTATTGGGATTCGTAGCATTAAGTGGCGATCGCCTTTGGCAAACTTACAATCTAGGTATTTCTATTCAACTTATTCGCCCTTAA
- a CDS encoding trypsin-like serine peptidase — MNKYHQLVVSLGVLTVLGQETALGQNRDEAVILKGQQQQLSTEAIKNAAPHKNYLSPLNLPNLAPTSEAEFRQNSASPGISSQAKIPNNNLINSSTSTSTPRAFGSYGVPYTSKRVSHFPTSVVSSNANGYLSATYPYSTMGRLAFSVGTNNAHCSATLIRRSIIVTAAHCIQGFGSGSSIYSNFTFVPSYYNAIAPYGSWSWLSLVRPSSWANGTDTGSGAARNNDLAVIAIRKNSAGQFIGDITGYMNYGWNNYSFTTSSRTGNIPIAAITTTGYPGLLDLGRIMQRSDGPGYLTTISSAKQIYQGSNFTGGSSGGAWVTNFGYQSPAFSGGASAGNSSVPNVIVGVTSWGASDPNLPKDNYSSQFGQNTQYPLATYGTRGAGNIASILNTLCSSTPSGSTQTLQQQGYCN, encoded by the coding sequence ATGAATAAATATCACCAATTAGTTGTCAGCCTAGGTGTGCTAACAGTTTTAGGGCAAGAAACAGCACTGGGGCAAAATAGAGATGAGGCAGTAATACTAAAGGGACAGCAACAACAATTGTCTACCGAAGCAATAAAAAATGCTGCACCTCATAAAAATTATCTATCACCATTAAATCTTCCTAATCTAGCTCCCACAAGCGAAGCAGAATTTAGACAAAATTCTGCTTCGCCTGGGATAAGTTCCCAAGCAAAAATTCCTAATAATAATTTAATAAATAGTTCTACTTCTACTTCTACTCCTAGGGCTTTTGGTTCCTATGGGGTACCCTATACTTCCAAAAGGGTATCTCATTTTCCAACTTCCGTTGTAAGCTCCAATGCTAATGGTTACCTAAGTGCTACTTATCCTTATAGTACTATGGGAAGATTGGCTTTTAGTGTAGGCACTAATAATGCTCATTGTTCGGCTACACTAATTCGTCGAAGTATAATTGTTACTGCTGCCCATTGTATTCAAGGGTTTGGTAGTGGTAGTAGCATCTATTCAAACTTTACCTTTGTACCCTCTTATTATAATGCCATAGCTCCTTATGGAAGTTGGAGTTGGTTATCTTTAGTAAGACCATCTTCTTGGGCTAATGGAACAGATACCGGAAGTGGTGCAGCAAGAAATAATGATCTAGCAGTAATTGCCATACGCAAAAACTCCGCAGGTCAATTTATTGGAGACATAACAGGATATATGAATTATGGTTGGAACAACTACTCTTTTACTACTTCTAGTCGTACAGGTAATATCCCCATTGCTGCTATTACAACCACAGGATATCCAGGATTATTAGATTTAGGTCGAATAATGCAAAGGTCTGATGGACCAGGTTATTTAACTACAATTAGTAGTGCTAAACAAATTTATCAAGGTAGTAATTTTACTGGAGGATCTAGTGGTGGAGCCTGGGTAACTAATTTTGGATATCAGTCTCCTGCTTTTTCTGGTGGTGCATCTGCTGGAAATTCTTCTGTGCCTAACGTAATTGTCGGTGTTACTTCCTGGGGTGCTAGCGATCCAAATTTACCCAAAGATAATTACTCTTCTCAATTTGGACAAAATACTCAGTATCCTTTAGCTACCTACGGTACTCGTGGTGCTGGTAATATAGCTTCAATACTTAACACACTATGCTCTTCTACTCCTTCTGGCAGTACTCAAACTCTCCAACAACAAGGTTACTGTAATTAA
- a CDS encoding META domain-containing protein, protein MRKLFLIPSIIMGIILSSGASLLACNSKSMNLENSSWILKNWDNQGSIVEPESKIYLSFKNNQINGSGGCNNFGGTYKIVDNKLIVESFGATRIACNPLIMNQESQLFSALQSLGRVNFNTSGSLVLHTNTSVFYFNPNKIN, encoded by the coding sequence ATGCGAAAACTTTTTTTAATCCCATCAATTATCATGGGAATCATTTTAAGTTCTGGTGCTAGTTTATTAGCCTGTAATTCCAAATCTATGAATTTAGAAAATTCTTCTTGGATTCTTAAAAATTGGGATAATCAAGGTTCTATTGTAGAACCTGAATCGAAAATATATCTAAGCTTTAAAAATAATCAAATAAATGGCTCTGGGGGCTGTAATAATTTTGGTGGTACTTATAAAATAGTTGATAATAAACTTATTGTAGAATCATTTGGTGCAACTAGAATAGCCTGCAACCCCCTGATAATGAATCAGGAATCTCAACTTTTTTCTGCACTCCAATCTTTAGGTCGTGTTAACTTTAATACTTCCGGTAGCCTAGTATTGCATACTAATACAAGTGTATTTTACTTTAATCCTAATAAAATTAATTAG
- a CDS encoding CHAT domain-containing protein, translating into MKLLTSISLLLVLACPYGINERVLAKPNIPSFATAQNKTSALERALNRDDLKAAVPQIEATWENQYEGYFKTNFVNRTISDRAISGTLNRLARTTGRKTALIYLLPGQQQLEIVVIFPGRKPIHRRVKQANNRALLAKVQEFRNALTIPSQRNTNRYLPVSKQLYQWIIAPIESDLKAQKINTLMFCAGVGLRTMPLAALHDGKRFLVEKYGIGRIPAFILTNATFTSVKNAPILAMGASEFSSQNSLPAVPVELSLVTQNRRQNRSFLNQEFTLNNLQSQLQQQPFRVLHLATHANFQSGTSSNSYVQFWNTRLQLNQIRQLGWQKIPVELLVLSACETAIGDRDAELGFAGLAVGAGVKSAIASLWFVSDEGTLALMSQLYPQLRTSPTKAEALRQAQIAMIRGQVRLEKGQLRTVRGNIKLPPQLTDLGKRNLAHPYYWSAFTIVGSPW; encoded by the coding sequence ATGAAATTATTAACCAGCATTAGCTTATTGCTAGTTTTAGCTTGCCCTTACGGCATCAACGAAAGGGTACTTGCAAAACCGAATATACCTAGTTTTGCTACGGCTCAAAATAAAACTTCGGCTTTAGAAAGGGCGCTCAATCGCGATGACTTAAAAGCAGCAGTACCGCAAATAGAAGCAACTTGGGAAAACCAATACGAAGGTTATTTTAAAACTAACTTTGTCAATCGGACAATTAGCGATCGCGCTATTTCTGGTACTTTAAACAGATTAGCCCGAACTACAGGCAGAAAAACCGCCTTAATCTATTTACTTCCCGGACAGCAGCAGCTAGAAATAGTGGTGATTTTTCCAGGACGAAAACCAATCCATAGGCGCGTCAAACAAGCTAATAATCGAGCATTACTAGCTAAAGTTCAAGAATTTAGAAATGCTCTTACTATTCCTTCACAAAGAAACACTAACCGCTACTTGCCAGTATCTAAGCAGCTTTATCAGTGGATAATCGCACCAATTGAATCCGACTTAAAAGCCCAGAAAATAAACACGCTGATGTTTTGTGCTGGTGTTGGTTTGCGGACAATGCCTCTAGCGGCTTTACACGACGGCAAAAGGTTTTTAGTAGAAAAGTACGGTATCGGGCGCATACCTGCCTTCATATTAACTAATGCCACCTTCACCAGTGTCAAAAATGCACCAATTTTAGCTATGGGTGCATCAGAATTTAGCAGCCAAAATTCTTTACCCGCCGTTCCGGTAGAGTTATCGTTAGTTACCCAAAATCGCCGCCAAAACCGATCGTTTCTCAATCAAGAATTTACCCTAAATAATCTGCAATCCCAACTCCAACAGCAGCCTTTTCGGGTTCTTCATCTAGCAACCCACGCTAATTTTCAATCTGGAACCTCAAGCAATTCCTACGTCCAATTTTGGAATACAAGGTTGCAGCTAAACCAAATCAGACAGTTAGGTTGGCAAAAAATCCCTGTAGAATTATTAGTATTAAGCGCTTGCGAGACAGCTATAGGCGATCGCGATGCAGAATTAGGTTTTGCGGGGTTAGCGGTGGGTGCGGGGGTCAAATCAGCTATAGCTAGTTTGTGGTTTGTCAGTGATGAAGGGACTTTAGCCTTAATGTCCCAACTATATCCGCAGTTAAGAACATCGCCAACTAAAGCCGAAGCTTTAAGACAGGCGCAAATAGCGATGATTAGAGGACAAGTACGTTTAGAAAAAGGTCAGTTGCGGACGGTTAGAGGTAATATTAAACTCCCTCCTCAACTTACAGATTTGGGAAAACGAAATTTAGCTCATCCTTATTATTGGTCAGCTTTTACAATTGTTGGTAGTCCTTGGTAG
- a CDS encoding esterase-like activity of phytase family protein — MSNITQVLPLFKLIILSLLSITATTLTVMPSMASTIKNIDFLGEVTFSSDTQVKQTLLGGLSGITYDASKNVYYSISDDRSQNNPARFYTLTIELKQNSLGAVKFTDVTLLKNQDGQNFPAQSLDPEGIALTSKGILYISSEGDATATNLTNPFVNEFSITGEQLKALPVDDKYFPTAPQTSGIRTNLAFESLTITPSQNYLFTATENALVQDGAIATVSNGSPSRIVGYNTVTGKPAAEYLYFTDKVANPPITASGFNTNGLVDLLAIDDKHFLSLERSFSVGAGNTIKLYEVSLEGADNIRDINSLSAVDITNIKPAKKELLLDFDKLNITLDNIEGLTFGPDLPDGKRSLIVVSDNNFSSSQSTQVLAFSVEPVPEPEATAGLAALVVAGLVAKRKSKFFQRSSR, encoded by the coding sequence ATGAGCAATATTACGCAAGTTTTGCCTCTATTTAAACTGATTATACTTAGTTTACTCAGTATTACGGCTACAACCCTTACGGTGATGCCAAGCATGGCTTCCACTATCAAAAACATTGATTTTTTGGGTGAAGTCACATTTTCTAGTGATACACAAGTAAAACAAACCTTGCTAGGCGGGCTTTCCGGGATTACTTACGATGCTAGTAAAAATGTTTACTATAGTATTTCAGACGATCGCAGTCAAAACAACCCGGCAAGATTTTATACACTAACTATCGAACTTAAGCAAAACTCTTTAGGAGCAGTCAAGTTTACAGATGTAACTTTGCTCAAAAATCAAGACGGGCAAAATTTTCCCGCTCAAAGTCTCGATCCTGAAGGAATTGCTTTAACAAGTAAGGGAATTTTATATATTTCTTCCGAGGGTGATGCAACGGCTACAAATTTAACAAATCCTTTTGTTAACGAGTTTTCCATAACCGGAGAGCAATTAAAAGCTTTACCTGTCGATGACAAATATTTCCCCACTGCTCCCCAAACTAGCGGTATTCGCACTAACTTAGCTTTTGAAAGCTTGACAATAACGCCTAGCCAAAATTATTTATTTACGGCAACAGAGAATGCTTTAGTTCAAGATGGTGCGATCGCCACCGTCAGTAATGGAAGTCCATCAAGGATTGTTGGCTACAATACCGTTACTGGTAAACCCGCCGCCGAATATCTTTACTTCACCGATAAAGTTGCTAATCCGCCAATTACAGCAAGCGGATTTAATACTAATGGGCTAGTAGATTTACTGGCAATTGATGATAAGCACTTTCTTAGTTTAGAGCGTTCTTTTTCTGTCGGTGCAGGCAACACGATTAAATTGTACGAGGTTTCTTTGGAAGGTGCGGACAATATCAGAGATATTAATAGTTTAAGTGCCGTTGATATCACTAATATTAAGCCTGCTAAAAAAGAACTTTTGTTGGACTTTGATAAGTTAAATATAACTTTAGATAATATTGAAGGTCTGACTTTTGGTCCCGATTTACCTGACGGGAAACGCTCTTTGATCGTAGTTAGTGACAATAACTTTAGCTCTAGTCAGTCTACACAAGTTTTGGCTTTTAGTGTTGAACCTGTCCCCGAACCAGAAGCCACCGCAGGGTTAGCAGCACTTGTAGTTGCAGGATTAGTCGCCAAACGCAAATCTAAGTTTTTCCAGCGATCTTCTCGCTAG
- a CDS encoding TM0106 family RecB-like putative nuclease: MLLNAEILLQYQRCKRRAFLDTNGDLNQRDPISDALHRVIQEKFAYQKFVLAQYNYSRPEYPKNDWEAGTKATLELMKQGVECIYKGVILAPHSENITLLSRPHLLIKQPGHSKFGDWFYISANIQLGKRPKLEYQIVAAYDAEMLAIAQSFDPPTALLILRRTDAYEVNLSKWIPQMHLSLEECISTLNSSEIPEVFISRQKCNFCGWLPQCYAQAKATEHLSLLPGVTPSRYSDLQTIDLVTLEALAKANPDEIDILPSFEGKSAQQLVLQAQSATLNSPIILPFGNAYEIQQTLPTPTSQTVLRDLLQSKYLPPNPESLIAPIELYFDIEAQPDLNLDYLLGVLVCDRIANTEKYYAFLAESQAEEEKVWQQFLDLVEQYPQAPIFHFCPYEVDTVKRLGKLYCTPNEQISVLLARFIDIYEQVAHTVVLPTESYALKTLARWLGFEWRNLEANGSQSILWYDKWLETGDRTLLDAIVQYNEDDCLATRHLKDWFVSFLQNS; the protein is encoded by the coding sequence ATGCTGCTTAATGCTGAAATCCTATTACAATACCAACGCTGTAAGCGAAGGGCTTTTTTAGATACTAACGGCGATCTTAACCAAAGAGATCCCATTAGTGATGCGTTGCATAGAGTAATCCAAGAAAAATTTGCTTATCAAAAATTTGTCTTAGCGCAATACAACTACTCTCGCCCAGAATATCCTAAAAATGACTGGGAAGCAGGAACAAAAGCCACCCTTGAATTAATGAAACAAGGCGTTGAATGTATTTACAAAGGCGTAATACTAGCGCCTCACTCGGAAAATATTACTTTATTAAGTCGTCCGCATTTATTAATCAAGCAACCAGGACATTCCAAATTTGGCGATTGGTTTTATATTTCTGCAAATATTCAGTTAGGGAAGCGTCCTAAGTTAGAGTATCAAATTGTAGCGGCTTATGATGCGGAAATGTTGGCGATCGCCCAGTCTTTCGATCCTCCCACAGCTTTGCTCATACTGCGACGTACCGATGCTTACGAAGTCAATTTGAGTAAATGGATTCCGCAAATGCACTTATCGTTGGAGGAGTGCATTAGTACCCTAAATTCGTCAGAAATTCCTGAAGTATTTATTTCTCGGCAAAAATGCAACTTTTGCGGCTGGCTTCCTCAATGTTACGCCCAAGCCAAAGCTACTGAACATCTTTCCCTTTTACCGGGTGTAACCCCAAGTCGTTACAGTGACTTGCAAACCATCGATTTAGTTACCTTAGAAGCACTTGCTAAAGCAAATCCCGACGAAATAGACATTTTACCCAGTTTTGAAGGCAAAAGCGCCCAGCAATTAGTCTTACAAGCTCAATCGGCAACACTTAACAGCCCAATTATTTTACCTTTTGGTAACGCTTACGAAATTCAACAAACCTTGCCAACCCCAACCTCCCAAACAGTTTTACGGGATTTGTTGCAAAGTAAATATTTACCACCAAATCCTGAATCTCTGATTGCGCCGATAGAACTTTACTTTGATATTGAAGCGCAACCAGACTTAAATTTAGATTACTTGTTAGGGGTGTTAGTTTGCGATCGCATTGCTAACACAGAAAAATATTATGCTTTTTTGGCTGAAAGTCAAGCGGAGGAAGAAAAAGTTTGGCAGCAATTTCTTGATTTAGTCGAACAATATCCCCAAGCACCAATCTTTCATTTTTGCCCCTACGAAGTGGATACTGTCAAGCGATTAGGTAAACTTTATTGCACCCCAAACGAGCAAATATCAGTGTTACTAGCAAGATTTATCGACATTTACGAGCAAGTAGCGCATACAGTGGTTTTACCTACCGAAAGCTACGCTTTAAAAACTCTAGCGCGGTGGCTGGGTTTTGAATGGCGCAACCTCGAAGCAAACGGTTCGCAATCAATACTTTGGTACGATAAATGGTTAGAAACAGGCGATCGCACTTTATTAGATGCGATCGTCCAGTACAACGAAGATGATTGTCTCGCTACTCGCCATCTCAAAGATTGGTTTGTAAGTTTTTTACAAAATTCTTAA
- a CDS encoding aminotransferase class V-fold PLP-dependent enzyme, protein MSISTSNSQLELHRQQFPALANKTYFNYGGQGPIPQSAIEATNNAQEYIQTYGPFSTKVNSWIAQEVEETRKAIALELNTTSDTITLTEDVTVGCNIALWGIDWQKGDRILLTDCEHPGIIATVREIGRRFGVKIDTCPIMATLNQGDPVQVIEQHLLPRTRLVVLSHLLWNTGQVLPLDKIVKVCKAANVRILADAAQSVGSLPLNLTELGVDFYAFTGHKWWCGAAGVGGLYVHPEARESLQPTFIGWRGILMDSKGNPTGWQPDGRRYEVATSAYGQYAGLRAAIATHQKWGSAEERYQQICDLSKYLWQKLTQIPEIKCLKASPPEAGLVSFQVSNNRQLVEFLEAQNIMTRILLDPDCVRACVHYLTLTSEIDRLVAGIESFVSNI, encoded by the coding sequence ATGAGTATTTCTACTTCCAATTCTCAGCTTGAGTTACATAGACAACAGTTTCCGGCTTTAGCAAATAAGACTTATTTTAATTATGGTGGTCAAGGGCCAATTCCCCAATCAGCAATTGAGGCGACAAATAATGCTCAAGAATACATCCAAACTTACGGGCCATTTTCCACTAAAGTTAATAGCTGGATTGCTCAAGAAGTAGAAGAAACCAGAAAGGCGATCGCACTTGAACTAAACACTACCTCTGATACAATTACTTTAACCGAAGATGTTACAGTGGGCTGCAATATTGCCTTGTGGGGTATTGATTGGCAAAAAGGCGATCGCATTTTACTTACCGACTGCGAACATCCTGGTATTATTGCCACAGTAAGAGAAATTGGGCGCAGATTTGGGGTAAAAATCGATACTTGTCCAATTATGGCAACTTTAAACCAGGGCGATCCTGTACAAGTAATTGAGCAACATTTATTGCCGCGCACTCGCCTTGTAGTATTAAGTCATCTACTTTGGAATACCGGGCAAGTTTTACCTCTTGACAAAATAGTTAAAGTATGCAAGGCAGCTAATGTCAGAATATTAGCAGATGCAGCGCAATCGGTGGGATCTTTGCCTTTAAATTTAACTGAACTAGGTGTAGATTTTTATGCTTTTACGGGTCATAAATGGTGGTGTGGTGCGGCGGGTGTAGGCGGTTTGTACGTGCATCCAGAAGCTAGAGAGAGTTTGCAGCCTACGTTTATCGGTTGGCGGGGTATTTTGATGGATAGTAAAGGCAATCCTACAGGTTGGCAACCAGACGGACGCAGATATGAAGTAGCAACTTCAGCTTACGGACAGTATGCAGGATTAAGGGCTGCGATCGCAACTCATCAGAAATGGGGAAGTGCGGAGGAAAGATATCAGCAAATTTGTGATTTAAGCAAGTATTTGTGGCAAAAATTAACCCAAATCCCAGAAATTAAATGTTTGAAAGCTTCCCCACCAGAAGCGGGACTTGTATCTTTTCAAGTTAGCAACAATCGCCAATTGGTAGAGTTTTTAGAGGCGCAAAACATTATGACGCGGATACTACTAGATCCTGATTGCGTTCGTGCTTGCGTTCATTATCTAACATTGACATCGGAAATAGATCGATTAGTTGCAGGAATTGAGAGTTTTGTTAGCAATATTTAA
- a CDS encoding secondary thiamine-phosphate synthase enzyme YjbQ: MHHQQLLRISTKGKSLYKITSKIESIVAESGVKTGLCTIFLRHTSASLIIQENADPDVLLDLSNFLAQLVPESAPYVHNAEGADDMPAHIRTALTHTSEQIPIAQNRLVLGTWQGIYIWEHRERSQQRELVVHIMGE, encoded by the coding sequence ATGCACCATCAACAATTACTCAGAATTTCCACTAAAGGCAAATCTCTATACAAAATTACATCCAAAATAGAGTCTATAGTTGCCGAATCTGGAGTAAAAACAGGACTATGTACTATATTTCTTCGTCATACTTCCGCAAGCTTGATAATTCAAGAAAATGCTGACCCGGACGTACTTCTAGATTTATCCAACTTTCTCGCCCAATTAGTCCCTGAATCTGCGCCTTACGTCCATAATGCCGAAGGTGCGGACGATATGCCAGCGCATATACGTACCGCTTTAACTCACACTTCCGAGCAAATTCCTATCGCTCAAAATAGATTAGTTTTAGGCACTTGGCAAGGAATTTACATTTGGGAACATCGAGAAAGAAGCCAACAAAGAGAACTTGTAGTTCACATTATGGGCGAGTAA
- the queA gene encoding tRNA preQ1(34) S-adenosylmethionine ribosyltransferase-isomerase QueA, protein MAQDSHLSLDTEKSLNFLDTSLAGYDYQLPPAQIAQNPAFPRDSAKLLVIDSPNTYKHCIFSDLPSFLQPGDLLVMNDTRVIPARLHGRKTSGAAIEVLLLEEKEFNTWLALVKPGKRLHPGVQIVFEGKEEKTLTATVIEIDKATGGRLLKFDVPNNLSLLQVIDSFGEMPLPPYITNSQADDDEYQTVYAQNLGAIASPTAGLHFTPELIQKLADSGINSAFITLHVGVGTFRPVEVQDVTTHQMHGEWIDVSQATVEQIRATKAKGGRIIAVGTTAVRALEGAAAASGQLEPFCGKTDMFIYPGYQWRVVEGLITNFHLPRSSLLMLVSALIGRQRLLDLYKEAIASKYRFYSFGDAMLILPEAKITRP, encoded by the coding sequence ATGGCTCAAGATTCTCATCTTAGTTTAGATACAGAAAAATCGCTAAATTTTTTAGATACTTCTTTGGCTGGTTATGATTACCAACTTCCCCCAGCACAAATTGCCCAAAATCCAGCATTTCCCAGAGATAGCGCTAAGTTGCTAGTTATAGATTCTCCTAATACTTACAAGCACTGCATTTTTAGCGATTTACCTTCATTCCTACAACCAGGAGATTTGCTAGTTATGAACGATACGCGGGTGATTCCCGCACGGCTTCACGGGCGCAAAACTAGCGGTGCAGCTATAGAAGTTTTGCTGTTAGAAGAAAAAGAGTTTAATACTTGGTTGGCTTTGGTTAAACCTGGAAAGCGCTTACATCCAGGAGTGCAGATTGTATTTGAGGGTAAAGAAGAAAAAACTCTTACAGCTACGGTAATCGAAATTGATAAAGCTACAGGAGGACGTTTATTAAAGTTTGATGTCCCGAATAATTTATCTTTATTGCAGGTTATAGACTCTTTTGGGGAAATGCCATTACCGCCCTATATTACAAATTCCCAAGCGGATGATGACGAATATCAAACAGTGTACGCTCAAAACTTAGGCGCGATCGCATCTCCCACCGCCGGACTACATTTTACGCCCGAATTAATCCAAAAACTAGCAGATTCCGGCATAAACTCGGCTTTTATAACCTTACACGTTGGTGTAGGTACGTTTCGCCCGGTAGAAGTGCAAGACGTAACCACCCACCAAATGCACGGCGAATGGATAGATGTCTCTCAAGCAACTGTCGAACAAATCCGCGCTACCAAAGCTAAAGGTGGACGAATTATTGCTGTAGGAACAACGGCTGTAAGGGCTTTGGAAGGGGCGGCAGCAGCATCGGGGCAATTAGAGCCTTTTTGCGGCAAAACCGATATGTTTATCTATCCTGGCTATCAATGGCGGGTGGTGGAGGGGTTAATTACTAACTTTCACTTACCCCGTTCTAGTTTACTGATGCTAGTTAGCGCGTTAATTGGACGACAGAGATTGTTAGACTTGTATAAAGAAGCGATCGCATCAAAGTACCGTTTTTATTCCTTTGGCGATGCGATGCTAATATTGCCAGAAGCTAAAATTACTCGCCCATAA